Part of the Zea mays cultivar B73 chromosome 4, Zm-B73-REFERENCE-NAM-5.0, whole genome shotgun sequence genome is shown below.
ATCCAGGCAGCCAGCCCGCGGATCCGACCATCCCAACGCGTATCAGGACGCCGACCACCTCATCGCTGACGCAGACGAGTGGAGGTCCCGCCACCGCCATTCCGGCCGACTGCGCAGGCCCACCGATGCACCAATGCCGAACACCACCCCGGCACATGCCCAGGACCAGCCTGCCGGCGCCCCCGAAGGCTGGCACGCGGAGGCCGCGAACCCCACGCGCACCAGAATCCAGACCTCCACGCGCGGCACCGCTCCCTGCCCTAGGGGCTGCGACCCACGGCCGGCCGCAAGCCCCCCTGCTGCGCGGACACCGAGCCAGGACCCGCAACGGCCGGAAGTGCCAAACGAACGCTGCGCTCACTGCCACCAGGAAGCCGCCGAGGCCGAGCCACGCCGGCGAAGGGTCGCCGTCCCACTCACGCCGCTGCCACCACCTGGTAACCCAACTAGATCCGGGCAGACGCGACCAAACCAGAGAAAAATCGCCCCGCCGCCACCTTCCTTGGGGCCGCGCGGACATCCGGCGGCGCCCTCTGGTGACGGCGAGGTGGGATGGAGTGGAGGGAgggggcggcggcgctagggtttcggCCGCCCGTGTCGCCCAGCAGGAGGCGACCGAGCGGCTTTCTGTGTGTttctgagggtcgctctcctggcATTCATATAAGTCTTTTGTGACATAATTACTGTAGAAGACTTGAGATTCTGTGAGTCTGGCATGACTGAGAGCTGGGGCTGAAAAATGCATATTGTAAGCTGATAAGCTCACTTTAAATAATGGTCTGATTGTTCTCGTTTATCTCCTAATACTATAATTAGTCAATGCGGAACATATGTTAACCATACTTCGGTTAGGTTTAGCTCAACTTTTCAAGTTGGAAGTTACTTCTAGATTATAGTTTATATGATACTTAGTCAGAATATTTAGATTTCAACTAAATCTTTCTAGTTTGATATCCACCGTGGTGCAGGGAAAGATAAAGGTTGAGGAAAATGCACCAGGAGCTGCAACAGGAGTGATTTTGTCTCTTCGTGAAAGGTACATCACATTTTATGCATGAATTTCTTATTAGCTGATAACTTCATTTGTATTGTTATAAATGGACATAGGACTAACATTCTTCTCCTGTAGTTTACAGGACTGTAAACAAAGCCTTGCATCTTGCCAGGTTTCATACCATTCACTTTTTCTGATGTTCTCATTTACTAGAGCATTAAAATACTGCTACGTTATCTGGTTGGATAATATGTTATTTATTCTAGAATTTTGGTATAACTTGTTCACTATAAATCACATTTACTTGGTGGTTTTCTGGATCTCCTAAATAAAAACCAGCTGACAAAACAAGTTTTACTAGGTATTTTATAAAAATAATTTAAAGTTAGTCTGTATTTCGGGAGTTCTTTGTTTGAGTGGCACAAGCCTAAAATATCTCCCAAGGACAGAGGACACTGCTTTGCGTGATACACACTTCATCCATGGCTAGTATTGTGAAGGTCTTTCATGTGCACAGTATTCATGAACTGGCCATGATCAGACCCCCCCTGCATCCCTGGCAGCAGAACCAAGCCTTATTGGTGAGGGCAGTCTATATCATTATATTCCCTCTCCGATCCATGGTTACCATATAATTGGATCTGCATTTCTGCTGATATATGTTGGCAAAACAAAATTGTCAACTAAAAAGCTTGGTGAAAAACTGACATAAATAGAATTGCATTACTGAAGTGATAAGCTCCTGTTGAAGATTTAGGTAGGAAAAAAGGAATATAAGATTTTGGTGGATTAAGTAATATAGTTCTGTACAGTTAGTTGGTCAACTGTTATTTCCACTCCATTCCAGAATCCAGAGGCTGCAAGATCTGCTCTACCTAGATAAAATTATGACCCTTTTGACATAAATTATTTGGACTATTGTAACAACAGGTGGAACTGGAAGCTGCAAAATCAGAAATCGAGAAGTGGCATTCAGCATTTCAGAGCATTCCAGCTGTACCTTCTGGTACCATTCCAGGTTTGTGATTTGAATACAAGTCCATATTAATATTTTGTATTTCCTAACCAAATTCACCAAATATACTAAATTATCTCAAATGTAGATCCTGTTTCAGTGGTGTCTTACCTCAGTACCCTGAAGTCATCAGAGGAATCATTGAAGGAGCAGGTTATTTTTTTGTCTTAATATGAGGGACTATTAAAATGCTTCTTCCTTTGATTCAATTTTATTTTTATTGTTACATACTCAGCTGGAGAAAGCAAAGAAAAGGGAGGCAGCTTTTATAGTAACATTTGCAAAACGAGAGCAGGAGATTGCAGAACTGAAGGTGCCCTCTCGGTTCTTGAATCCTCATTTTTCTATGAGATGGGACATTAAAATATGGCTAAATATGTTTAGTATTTTGTTATAATTTCTTAATCTCTAGTATACAGTTCACGATGCCAACCATACTTTATATATTTGATGGAAATATTTGTAATTCTTGCTGCTGTTTTGTTCATTTTGTGTTTCTCATTCTCATGTTGATTGTTCAATTTTTGTGTGTATTAATTCACAGTCTGCAGTTAGAGATTTAAAAACACAATTAAGGCCACCATCAATGCAGGTAAacatgatgcttcttatgttattATTTATGTGAAATGTTCATGTATCAAAATGGACTCTTTTGTTTATGTTATGGGGTTAATCATTAATGACTAATTCAACAACCCACACCCAAATAAAAGTTTGGGATTTTGGTGTTCTTGCCCTTGTTGTAGAGGCTAATGGTGTTTTTACCCATCTTTTCTAACCTGTTAACTTTGGCTGGATTAAACATATTAGAAAAAGGAGAAAAACGATATAAACACATGGGAAAGGATGAAAGTTCCCTTTGTAAATTCTGTTCTCCCTCAATAACAAATCTCTCTCGCACAGATGAACCCATTATGTTTATACCAATGCCCTCCACAAGGGTGGATGGCTGGCAGCATGCATGTGCTTGGGCTTGGTGAGCTTCTTTGTCTGCTTCCTCTTCTCTGCTGCTGTTGCCAATTTTGTGTCTGGTTGGAAGGATAGGACAGTAGGATGAGCAGTTTTTAAAGGGTGACCAGACGTCCAGGCGAGTTCTGGGTCCGCCTGAGCAGCGCCTAGGTGACAAGGCCCCACTTAAGGCGAACTGGGTATGCCTGGAACACTGAGGATGAGACATCAGACACGTCGGTCTCACCTGTCAGCCTCGTTCTTGTTTCTTCCTTTCTCCTTCTCCCACACGCGGTGTTGCTCGACTTGCCCTTGGCTGGCCTTATCCTATCCAACCCCGCCTGAATACGCCTACAAGGCTACAACGTTCGTGTCTGCGAAACCCACCCACACTACTCTTCTTAGTCCATGCTTGTCGTAACCCACGAAAGTTTGATTCCCACACATCGTCTCATCCCTGAAACCAAATGTTCCATTAACTGCTCTTAATGGGATGAGGGTAAACAAAAACCTTCAGTTTGGGATAAGAGGGGTACATCGATGAAAAGTGGGGTAAAATTACCAGAGTTGAACTAGGTGTAAGAATGCCATTGTCCCATGTAAAACATTACTTGAATTCTACTATATACTGTGTCTTCAGTACTTACCTTAATTTTGTTTAACTGGTTGATATTCTGGTTAGCTTAATTTAGTTCATCCTTTTGTATGGTTAACAGACAAGGAGATTATTGCTTGATCCAGCAATTCATGAGGAATTTACACGTTTAAAGGCAAGTTATTACATTCCCTGAATCAGATGGTTCTTATTTTATTGTATCATCTTACACTATATGTTTAGAACATGCAAAATAGTTTTCTGTATTTTTTCCTTCAATCCACGGTTTGGCCATTTTACTTATTTGGGCTGTATCCACTTTGGCCCATACGTGGGGACTGGTATCCAATCAAGTACCACATATTGAAAGTTTAGAATACAGACTGGATATGTATCCATGGAGGATCGAGGGCATAGCTGTGATGCATCAGAGGACACACCGACACAGGCCCTGATGAGCACCAGCCACACACCTGCTATGCCAAGGTACCAGGCTCATTTGTCCTCTTGTTGATGACAGAGCTAGGCAGCAGGTGATCGGTCGGCTtggtgatgcttgtgatgaatggGTCCCAATCAGTATTTCTTTCAATTAAAAGCACTTTGCTATTTTTTGTTTGATTCCTATAAGGAACATAGCAAAGGTTTATGATTTATCTTCTTACTGTTTGCCAAATATTGGTCTCAGAAATAATACACATGATCAATCAGAATTTAAAACTCATCTTTTATTTAGTTGCCTATGGAAGCTATAACTGCCACATCTTGAGGCTCAGATTATTTATTCATGCATTCTAAATCTTAAGTCTGCTTTTGTGCCAGAATCTTGTGGAGGAGAAAGAGAAAAAAATAAAGGAGCTACAGGACAATGTTGCTGCTGTCAATTTTACTCCATCCAGCAAACTGGGGAAAATGCTAATGGCTAAATGTAGAACATTGCAAGAGGAAAATGAAGAGATTGGGACGATGGCATCAGAAGGAAAAGTAAGCCGTTTTGCAGACTCCTGCTTAACTTTGCAACCGTATATATTTGGATATGCTTTCTGGTTGTTTTTAAGATCATTGATACAGAAAGTGTCCTTGGTCATTTTCTTTTGAAACAACATACTTCATAACAAAAGTTAGATATGCTCTTATTCCTATGGTACCCCCTTCTTTCATTTTGTAGGATGCTGGTTTGGAGAAGTATTTAAAAGACATTATATTTAGAATTACTACAAAATTAATGTTAAGTTAAAAGATATGTGAAATATAAATATTCATACAACTTCACTACACTATGTATGCATAAATTTTGACTTCCTAAGACGCTAATATGCCCATGTAAAAGGAGATGAACTTCTAACAATGTATCTTCAATGAACTTCTAACAATTATCTTCAATGAACTTCTAACAATTATCTTCGTTACAGATCCATGAGCTTGGAATGAAAATTGCAGTTCTGAAGTCTCAGAACAATGAGCTCAGGAATCAATTTGATGGTTAGTGATACTCTAGTCTATATGAGCTGCTTCCTTTATAATACGAGTATTTTTTTAAGCTTCTCAGTGATTAGTGCTTGGCCAAAACTAATGGTCACCACACTTTACAACAACACAAAAAGTCTTTTAGAAGCAATTTGGATAatctagagttgaaacccaataaAAACCACACCCAATACAAGCGACAAAGTCAAGGTTCAGGCACATATATAATAGCTGTTTTTCATGCACTCTTTAAGGCTTAATCTTTACATATATTCCTTTTTTCAAGATGATATTTACAATAAAATGGCCACATATTTACGACACATGTTATTGTAACTGACGATGAATTTATGGTAAATGATTTAGAAGGGATTATAAGTAATCTTGCAAACTAATACAATCCCTATGTTAATTCAAAGTGGTCGTACtatctccgttctcgaatatttgtggtCTGCTAGTTCATTTTTAACTAAAACGCAACAAATAAAAAAGGACGGAGGAAGTAGAATAAGTTGTTCTATCGCTGACTATGGAGTATATATATGTAGGTCTGACAATTTCCATTTGTTGTCAGTTTTGTACAAACACATGGATGGTGTAACAAATGATGTGGAGAGATCAAACGAACTGGTAAGCGTCACCATTGTTACTGCTGTGTTCTATTGCTCTGTTGCTTTTTCCGGTCGCTATATTTTGAGCTCGCATTTTTTCCCAGGTGTCCATCCTGCAAGAGGAGTTAGAAGCTAAGGATCTAGAGCTGACTAGATTGAAGGAGGTGCTTGCCCAGAAAGGAGCTACTCAGGACGCACCGGTGGAGACCAGTGACGACGCTGGAAACGGTCAGGAGGCAGATTCAGATACACTGCAAGTGAAGGCGGAAAGCTAAGGGAGTTTAGGCTTTGAAGTGTGTTTGTTGGGACTTGTGGGAAAAGTAATATCATGTTATGCGGTCTCATAGCATGTCTAGGTTATTATATAGTAGGGGAATCACTGCACAAAAACATCGGCAAACTTTTATCTATGATCGTACATATGGCTTTACAAAAGATTATTTTGCATTGTAGACAACACTATTATAGTGTGGATTTTGAAATtagatatataataataatatagatGAGTAAGCTGTGAGTAAGAAAGCCTCAAACTGATTCGCTACAGATTTGCGCTGGCTGAACCAGTAATGATCTCCAACAATTCATATGAATATTCTCACATGCAAGGCATTATTCGTCATTTCCGTTAAGCCTCAGCTGGTGCTTTAAATGTTTCGGATCCCACATGTCAGTGAGCCATCCATCAGCAAAAGCGAAAAAGACGAGCCACCCAAGAGTAACCAGAAGCAGTCGTCAAAGGGCCAAAGTCCCCTGCTCCCCGCCCGGCGCCCGCGGCCCGCCGCTCAAACCCCTAAACCCTAGCCGCACCAGCGCCCTATTCCCTCCTTCGGCGGCTCCGGCAGCGAGCGGTCACTAGCAACCAGCATCGTACGGCGAAGAAGCGCCGTTTACACCCATCTGGCGGAGATGCCGCTGGGGCAGCGTCCGGGGGACAAGAGTGACGCCCGCTACTGCGGGGTGGAGGTGCTCGACTTCCCTGCCGGCGAGGACCTCCCCGCCGTTCTCAACCACTCCCTCGCCTCCGCCTTCGACTTCATCCTCGTCCCTCTGGTGGGCACACTACCGCTCTTTTGCCGTCGTATGCCTTCTTCAACGTCCCCCCCTCGCCTCTGAGATGCCCTGCTCTGCTGCGCGCCGCAGGTTGACCCCAACTACCGGCCGGCGCCCGGCTCCGTTCTGCCCGTGTCGGCGTCGGACCTCATCCTTGGCCCGGCCCAGTGGAGCAACCACGTCGTCGGGAAGATCAGCGAGTGGATTGATTTGGACTCTGAGGACGAGCGGCTCCGCCTTGACTCCGAGCTCACGCTGAAGCAGGAGATTGCGTGGGCGTCTCACGTCTCGTTGCAGGTCCACTCGTCTCGTTTCACCGTTCGTTATCCATTCACCCGTTAGTTTGGAACCAACCAATGGTTGTTTCAAATTTGAAGACTTAATTGGGCAATACATTGCCTTCAGGATTTGAAAAACAACTGTATAATGAGGACACAACTCCTAATTTTGCCAGGAGCCGGTAACTGGCTGCTGGTTGGTTCACGTTAGCTTTCACTCTTAACATTTTTCATCTTCCAAGAGCATTCAATTGACAATTGTATTCTGTTATGAGTAATAACAGCATTCAATTGACATAGCATAATAATTCTTTCCGGCATTTTGTGTGTGTTAAACTGCGAACCATCTCAGTTTTTCACCATCCCGCAAGCTCTAGATTCTAGAAACAAGGGCATTTCCATTCCAATACAAAATCTTAGGATTTTGATGGTGGCTGAAAATATTAGGATTTTGAATTTTGGTGCATGTCCTTGCAGGCATGTGTTCTTCCTGCCCCCAGGAGATCTTTTTGTGGCAATTATGCCAGAGTCGTGAATCAAATTTTGCAAGGCCTGACCAATATGCATGTATTACCCTCCTTCTCCCACTCCTCATTCTGTCAGTTTTATCTGTGTTCTAGATATGCTTATACCTGAATGGTATTTTTTCTTCTGTTTTTTCTCAAGTTGTGGCTCAGGTTGCCTCTGGAGAAGTCCGAGCCTATGGATGATGATCTTGATAAAATAAAGAATAACAGCCACACGGTATTTTTTTTTGACAATTGAGTGTGCCTGGAACATGATATAAAAGTATTTTAGCATTATACACAATGCACATGTTTATGTGTTTTCTTTAGTTACAGAGTGAAATTGTAGACTCATGGGAATTATGGAATTCATTCAGATTGCTATGTGACCATAGTAGCCAACTATGTGTGGCACTTGATATTTTGTAAGTGTCATACCTGCCCATACCAGTACTTTTGCAGCTATTTATTATTTTAATCTATAATGCAATAGTATTGGTGTTCACAAAGATTCATTCTTCTATCAGGAGCACTCTGCCATCAATAAACTCATTAGCAAGGTGGTTTGGAGAGCCTGTAAGGGCTGCTATTCTGCAAACCGAGGTAATCACACAAATTTTTTGATCTAAAAATTCATGTTTATGTGTCAGCCAATGATAACTCAGGTCACCGCTTGTTTTTTTGCCTCACAGGCTTTTCTTACAAATGCAAAAGGATATCCTTGTTTATCAAAGCGCCATCAGAGTCTGCTAACTGGATTTTTTAAACATTCTGTTCAGGTTTGTTATTTTTATTGCTTTTATGCTTACGCTTAGTCAACCTTTGTATTTTCATATCTTCAGAGTCAATGATCCAATGTTGTATGCTTCTTTTAACTTGTTTTTTTAATATATATTCAATTTTGTGCTTCAATTGAGGTAATTGTGGTGGGCATTGTTCTTGAGTTCTTTTTTGTCCTATTTAGGTGATAATATCTGGAAGATCAAATCACAATGTTTTCCCAGTATCTGAAGGAGTGCTCTCAGGTGACGAGAGCTACGCAGAAGGTTAGTTATGCATACTGTGTGGCACATTATTCTGTGGTGCGCTTTAACCACACATGATTGTTCTTAAACAGAATGGTTCATATTGGAACCACCAAATATAGGCCTTCCCCGCCTTTAGAATTTTGTATTGACCTCTGCCTCTCATTTGAGTAGTAAAGTTTGGGCTCTAAACCCTAATTGACAATTGATTATCATTCATAAAGTCATAAAATTATTTCAAATATAAATCTAGAGATGCATCTTCTCTACACCGAACATGCATATAATTTAAGTATTTAACTAACTGTTATTCAAAATTTGTAAACTTTGACCCTTGAAGGGCAAGCCCGTTGTAGTTGTGAGAGCTATTCACTTGAGTCACCAGGTCGCGGGTTCAAAGTAGCCTCTCTGTATTTATGGGCGGAAGGCTCGACTTGGCTTATCCCTTCCTCAGatcccactcatgtgggagcctttGCCATTGGGTCAGCCCCCCTTTGTTTTTTTGACTTTTCAAAACAAATATGTCAGACATTGATGGATGGAAATAGTTCATTGCCCACGTTACACCCTTCCCCAGACCCCCCTAACGTGGGAGCCTCCGGCACTAGGTTTGCCCCTCCTTTTGACTTTTCAAAACAAATACGGCATATATTGATGAATGGATATAGTTCACTGCACACATTACACTTCAGTATTTTTAATACTCCTGTCAACTCGGAAAAAACAAGATTTCTTAACTTCAAATGTTTAAACCTCTAAGCTCCACTTCATCATGATAGCAACATGAGCATTTCTATGACTATACTGTCCTATGTGTTAGCTAATCATTTGATTCTTGGTCTCACTCAGTGTttacaagtcgtccgactaatcgcgattaatcgcgattagtcgggctggtcGCCTGGAAGTGGGCGATTAGGAAGACGACGCGATTAGGGTTTCTAGTCGTCCTAGTCGTCGACCTGGGCGATTAGTCGTCTGGTCGAGCACTGTCTGGTCGTTTTT
Proteins encoded:
- the LOC100382461 gene encoding FKBP12-interacting protein of 37 kDa isoform X1, coding for MADSDWCFAGTMSSPWSPLSIEEDEEIQELGAEEQQVGEQLRQGDGQQQELTADARAQETGMKRARSVSSSSTNPSNSRKSEGKIKVEENAPGAATGVILSLRESLQDCKQSLASCQVELEAAKSEIEKWHSAFQSIPAVPSGTIPDPVSVVSYLSTLKSSEESLKEQLEKAKKREAAFIVTFAKREQEIAELKSAVRDLKTQLRPPSMQTRRLLLDPAIHEEFTRLKNLVEEKEKKIKELQDNVAAVNFTPSSKLGKMLMAKCRTLQEENEEIGTMASEGKIHELGMKIAVLKSQNNELRNQFDVLYKHMDGVTNDVERSNELVSILQEELEAKDLELTRLKEVLAQKGATQDAPVETSDDAGNGQEADSDTLQVKAES
- the LOC100382461 gene encoding FKBP12-interacting protein of 37 kDa codes for the protein MSSPWSPLSIEEDEEIQELGAEEQQVGEQLRQGDGQQQELTADARAQETGMKRARSVSSSSTNPSNSRKSEGKIKVEENAPGAATGVILSLRESLQDCKQSLASCQVELEAAKSEIEKWHSAFQSIPAVPSGTIPDPVSVVSYLSTLKSSEESLKEQLEKAKKREAAFIVTFAKREQEIAELKSAVRDLKTQLRPPSMQTRRLLLDPAIHEEFTRLKNLVEEKEKKIKELQDNVAAVNFTPSSKLGKMLMAKCRTLQEENEEIGTMASEGKIHELGMKIAVLKSQNNELRNQFDVLYKHMDGVTNDVERSNELVSILQEELEAKDLELTRLKEVLAQKGATQDAPVETSDDAGNGQEADSDTLQVKAES